The following are encoded together in the Romeriopsis navalis LEGE 11480 genome:
- a CDS encoding transposase, protein MQQNRRGPAPAVKPPQIRALPPRRASWLVLQHTETLTDRQAALFKQLQQQPELAGAIALAQGFIRLVRQRLPQQLDDWLANARQSTFQALRSFGKGIRDDYDAVKAELTLEVSNGPVEGQNNRLKMLKRQMFGRAGIELLEKRLILTSA, encoded by the coding sequence TTGCAACAGAACCGTCGAGGCCCCGCCCCGGCAGTCAAACCACCTCAGATTCGCGCCTTGCCACCAAGGCGTGCATCTTGGTTGGTACTCCAGCACACAGAGACGCTAACCGACAGACAAGCAGCTCTCTTCAAGCAGCTACAGCAGCAACCGGAATTAGCAGGCGCCATTGCGCTCGCTCAAGGTTTTATCCGACTGGTCAGACAACGCTTACCGCAACAGCTTGATGATTGGTTAGCCAATGCACGACAATCAACATTTCAAGCGTTACGGAGTTTTGGCAAAGGGATTCGAGACGACTATGATGCGGTCAAAGCGGAGCTAACTTTGGAGGTCAGTAACGGGCCTGTGGAGGGGCAAAATAACCGCTTAAAAATGCTGAAACGACAAATGTTTGGTCGAGCTGGAATTGAACTCCTCGAAAAACGCCTGATCTTGACCAGCGCATAA